One segment of Paenibacillus rhizovicinus DNA contains the following:
- a CDS encoding aminotransferase class I/II-fold pyridoxal phosphate-dependent enzyme: MNPLAQQLNATIERENGHVFQMLSALGKAIYFPKEGILSQSAEAKAKAKKYNATIGIAIENGQPMHLKVIQDTLSAYNPKDLYEYAPPAGKPELRSAWRVKMLKENPSLANKAYGNPVVTNALTHGLSIVADLFADVGDAVIIPNKNWENYELTFGVRRGAEIVEYPLYNSENRFNSQGLREALLAQKDKGKAIVVLNFPNNPTGYTPGAQEGAEIVAALNDAAEAGINVVAVTDDAYFGLFFEGSMQESLFGQLAGLHPRVLPIKVDGATKEEYVWGFRVGFITYAGGSDAILSALEQKTLGIIRATISSGPHPSQTFVLKALQSPEFDAQKEEKFAIMKGRANTVKGLLDSGRYGDVWSYYPFNSGYFMCLKLNGVDAETVRTRLLDEYQIGTIALGESDLRVAFSCIEEANLEELFDTIYKAVQDVAVASRK, translated from the coding sequence ATGAACCCACTTGCCCAGCAATTGAACGCGACGATTGAGCGCGAGAACGGCCACGTTTTCCAGATGTTATCCGCACTCGGTAAAGCCATCTATTTTCCGAAGGAAGGCATCTTGAGCCAATCGGCCGAAGCAAAAGCGAAGGCGAAGAAGTACAACGCAACGATCGGCATCGCGATCGAGAACGGTCAGCCGATGCATCTGAAAGTCATTCAAGACACGCTCTCCGCGTACAATCCGAAGGATCTGTACGAATACGCGCCTCCAGCCGGCAAACCCGAGCTGCGCAGCGCATGGCGTGTCAAAATGCTGAAGGAAAATCCGTCGCTTGCGAACAAAGCTTACGGTAATCCAGTCGTCACCAATGCGCTTACGCATGGTCTCAGCATCGTCGCGGACTTGTTCGCGGATGTCGGTGACGCCGTCATTATTCCGAATAAAAACTGGGAAAATTACGAACTGACCTTCGGCGTTCGCCGCGGGGCAGAAATCGTTGAATATCCGCTGTACAACAGCGAAAACCGCTTCAACAGCCAAGGGCTGCGCGAAGCGCTGCTGGCGCAGAAGGACAAAGGCAAAGCCATCGTCGTCCTGAACTTCCCGAACAACCCGACGGGCTACACGCCGGGCGCGCAAGAAGGCGCCGAAATCGTCGCTGCGCTGAACGACGCTGCCGAAGCCGGCATTAACGTCGTAGCCGTCACGGATGACGCCTACTTCGGCTTGTTCTTCGAAGGCTCCATGCAAGAATCGCTGTTCGGCCAACTGGCCGGCCTGCACCCGCGCGTGCTGCCGATCAAAGTCGACGGCGCGACCAAAGAAGAATACGTCTGGGGCTTCCGCGTCGGCTTTATCACCTACGCCGGCGGTTCCGATGCGATTCTGAGCGCGCTTGAGCAGAAGACGCTCGGCATCATCCGCGCGACGATCTCCAGCGGTCCGCACCCTTCGCAGACGTTCGTCCTGAAGGCGCTGCAGTCGCCGGAATTCGATGCGCAGAAGGAAGAGAAATTCGCGATCATGAAAGGCCGTGCCAATACGGTAAAAGGCCTGCTCGACAGCGGCCGTTACGGCGACGTGTGGTCGTACTATCCGTTCAACTCCGGCTACTTCATGTGCCTGAAGCTAAACGGCGTGGATGCGGAAACCGTCCGCACGCGCCTGCTGGACGAATACCAAATCGGTACGATCGCGCTCGGCGAAAGCGACCTGCGCGTTGCGTTCTCGTGCATCGAGGAAGCGAACCTGGAAGAGCTGTTCGACACGATCTATAAAGCCGTACAGGACGTGGCTGTAGCAAGCCGCAAATAA
- a CDS encoding amidohydrolase, translating into MVAIRRQLHRNPELSQEEFETTASIRRWLEEADIRVIDYGLRTGLVAEIGGLLPGPVVAVRADIDALPIQEETGLPFASQVPGRMHACGHDFHTAAIVGTALLLKARERELRGTVRFLFQPAEEKAKGAQQLIAAGALEGVKAVFGMHNKPDLPVGTVGIKEGPLMAAADGFVVEVAGLGSHAAVPEAGIDPIVAAAHMITALQTIVSRNVGPLQSAVISVTKLNSGTAWNVISDKAVLDGTIRTFDEGVREIVLRRFQEVIEGVAAAFGTTANVRWIQGPPPVTNAASLVPLALQAAADAGLQAITPTPSPAGEDFAFYQREVPGLFVFMGTSGPREWHHPAFDIDEAALLPSASFFARLAESALLGLASE; encoded by the coding sequence TTGGTCGCCATTCGCCGCCAGCTGCACCGGAACCCGGAACTGTCGCAGGAGGAATTCGAGACGACGGCATCGATTCGCCGCTGGCTGGAAGAAGCGGACATTCGAGTCATCGATTACGGGCTGCGGACGGGACTCGTCGCCGAAATCGGCGGCTTGCTGCCGGGCCCGGTCGTCGCGGTCCGCGCGGATATCGACGCGCTGCCGATTCAGGAAGAGACGGGCTTGCCGTTCGCGTCCCAGGTGCCTGGCCGGATGCATGCGTGCGGGCATGATTTTCATACGGCTGCCATCGTCGGCACGGCGCTGCTCCTGAAGGCGCGCGAGCGGGAGCTTCGGGGGACAGTCCGGTTCCTGTTCCAGCCGGCGGAGGAGAAGGCCAAAGGCGCGCAGCAATTGATTGCCGCCGGCGCGTTGGAAGGCGTAAAAGCCGTCTTCGGCATGCATAACAAGCCGGATCTGCCCGTAGGCACGGTCGGCATCAAGGAAGGTCCGCTCATGGCGGCGGCTGACGGGTTCGTCGTTGAAGTCGCGGGGCTGGGCTCGCATGCCGCGGTGCCCGAAGCGGGCATCGATCCCATCGTCGCCGCGGCGCATATGATCACCGCGCTGCAGACGATCGTGAGCCGCAACGTCGGTCCGCTGCAAAGCGCGGTCATCAGCGTCACGAAGCTGAACAGCGGTACCGCTTGGAACGTGATTTCCGACAAGGCGGTGCTCGACGGCACGATTCGTACGTTCGATGAAGGGGTCCGTGAAATTGTGCTGCGACGGTTTCAGGAAGTTATCGAGGGAGTGGCGGCGGCTTTCGGGACGACGGCGAACGTTCGCTGGATTCAAGGACCGCCGCCCGTGACGAACGCCGCTTCGCTCGTGCCGCTTGCGCTTCAAGCGGCAGCAGATGCGGGGCTGCAGGCGATTACGCCGACGCCTTCTCCAGCCGGCGAGGACTTTGCTTTCTATCAGCGCGAGGTGCCGGGACTGTTCGTGTTCATGGGGACGTCCGGACCACGGGAATGGCATCATCCCGCATTCGATATCGATGAGGCCGCACTGCTGCCGAGCGCGTCGTTTTTCGCTCGTTTGGCCGAATCGGCGCTGCTGGGCCTTGCGTCCGAGTAA
- a CDS encoding LLM class flavin-dependent oxidoreductase, which produces MSKPRKQLKLGAMLHGVGGNPALWRHPEIKSDASVNFELYKSWVQKAEAGKMDLVFVADGLYINEKSIPHFQNRFEPISILSALAAISTNIGLVGTLSTSYSEPFTVARQFGSLDVLSGGRAGWNVVTSPLEGSALNYSKKEHPEHDLRYRIATEYLEVTRGLWDSWEDDAFVRDKASGVFFDPEKVHALNHEGEFFSVKGPLNIARSKQGRPVIFQAGASEVGKNYAAKEADAIFAGHENIEDAIAFYDDIKARAASFGRSADEVLIFPGIGPIVGATDEEAERKYQEVANLITIETALNYLGRFFEHHDFSQYPLDEPFPEIGDLGRNSFQSGTDKIKRDAKERNLTLRQVALQSVTPRSRFIGTPEKVADQIEEWFVRGAVDGFMIAEAVPNGLTDFVDLVVPILQERGLFRTEYESDTLRGNLGLAIPANRYAKEKASI; this is translated from the coding sequence ATGAGCAAACCTCGCAAACAATTGAAACTCGGTGCCATGCTGCACGGCGTTGGCGGCAATCCCGCCCTGTGGCGTCACCCGGAAATCAAGTCGGACGCCAGCGTAAACTTCGAATTGTACAAAAGCTGGGTGCAGAAGGCGGAAGCGGGCAAGATGGACTTGGTATTCGTCGCGGACGGCTTATACATCAACGAGAAATCGATTCCGCATTTCCAAAACCGCTTCGAGCCGATCTCGATCTTGAGCGCGCTCGCCGCGATCAGCACGAACATCGGTCTCGTCGGCACGCTGTCGACTTCCTATAGCGAACCGTTCACGGTCGCTCGCCAGTTCGGCTCGCTCGACGTGCTGAGCGGGGGGCGCGCAGGCTGGAATGTCGTGACTTCCCCGCTTGAAGGATCGGCGCTGAACTACAGCAAGAAGGAGCATCCGGAGCATGATCTCCGCTATCGGATCGCGACGGAATATCTGGAAGTGACGCGCGGGCTGTGGGATTCCTGGGAGGATGACGCGTTCGTGCGAGATAAAGCATCCGGCGTGTTTTTCGATCCGGAGAAGGTGCATGCGCTGAACCACGAAGGCGAGTTCTTCTCGGTCAAAGGGCCGCTGAACATCGCGCGTTCCAAGCAGGGACGGCCGGTGATCTTCCAAGCGGGTGCGTCCGAGGTCGGCAAGAATTACGCGGCGAAAGAAGCCGATGCGATTTTTGCCGGGCACGAGAATATCGAAGATGCAATCGCGTTCTATGACGACATCAAGGCGCGCGCGGCGTCCTTCGGCCGATCCGCGGACGAAGTGCTCATCTTCCCGGGCATCGGACCGATCGTCGGCGCAACGGATGAAGAGGCGGAGCGCAAGTATCAGGAAGTGGCCAATCTCATTACGATCGAGACGGCGCTCAATTACTTGGGCCGGTTCTTCGAGCATCACGATTTCTCCCAGTATCCGCTCGACGAGCCGTTCCCGGAGATCGGCGATCTCGGCCGCAACAGTTTCCAGAGCGGCACGGACAAGATCAAGCGCGACGCGAAAGAGCGCAATTTGACGCTTCGCCAGGTCGCTCTCCAATCAGTGACGCCGCGAAGCCGGTTCATCGGGACGCCGGAGAAGGTGGCCGATCAAATCGAGGAATGGTTCGTACGCGGCGCCGTGGACGGCTTCATGATTGCCGAAGCCGTGCCGAACGGGCTGACGGATTTCGTAGACCTCGTCGTGCCGATTCTCCAGGAGCGCGGCCTGTTCCGGACCGAGTACGAAAGCGATACGCTTCGCGGCAACCTCGGCCTGGCTATTCCGGCTAACCGGTATGCGAAAGAGAAGGCATCGATTTAA
- a CDS encoding pyridoxamine 5'-phosphate oxidase family protein has translation MRRTEFEVNEENDSEEITSFMEEMSFGFLGTVAEDGLPSMTPLNFVYVNGSVYFHGSRIGEKMTQLKKNQRVTFMAAKEYAIIPSYFSDPLLACPATAYFKSVRVDGQAVIVDDLAEKAAALEALMRKLQPEGGYKTIDSADPDYVPRLKGVAVVRIDADRISGKFKFGQNLKQPARESITAQLAERGLPLDAETIALMNQFCPHAKGMIGD, from the coding sequence ATGCGCAGAACGGAATTCGAAGTCAACGAGGAGAACGATTCGGAGGAAATCACAAGCTTCATGGAGGAGATGAGCTTCGGCTTTCTCGGCACCGTCGCAGAAGACGGCTTACCGTCGATGACGCCGCTTAATTTCGTCTACGTTAACGGGAGCGTTTATTTTCACGGGAGCCGGATCGGGGAGAAAATGACCCAGCTCAAGAAAAACCAGCGTGTCACGTTCATGGCGGCGAAGGAGTACGCGATCATCCCGTCCTATTTCAGCGATCCGCTCCTGGCGTGCCCTGCGACGGCTTATTTCAAATCGGTGCGGGTGGACGGACAGGCCGTCATCGTGGATGATTTGGCCGAAAAGGCGGCCGCGCTCGAAGCGCTCATGCGCAAGCTGCAGCCTGAAGGGGGTTATAAAACGATTGATTCGGCGGATCCCGATTACGTTCCTCGCCTGAAGGGCGTTGCGGTCGTGCGCATCGACGCGGACCGCATCAGCGGGAAATTCAAGTTCGGGCAAAACCTCAAACAGCCGGCCCGCGAGTCCATCACGGCCCAGCTGGCGGAACGCGGCTTGCCGCTGGATGCGGAGACGATCGCGCTCATGAATCAATTTTGCCCGCATGCCAAGGGAATGATCGGCGACTAG
- a CDS encoding helix-turn-helix domain-containing protein, translated as MLHCSPTSFLLKSAFAKIVCEPSWKWAKREKPLANYDLFYVWSGIGEVLLNGVPVPVGKGSCFLFRPGDFTSATHDPQRPLVLTYIHFDVSEPVDLIPQPYRMLQETVDFEYLLSRYVRLFLVKTYAAEEEAQLILKQLVIHLLRGDQEIPVEERKASNQLTEAIHEIANYIHQNPSIAHRVEDLAQRAQLSPRYFSIKFKELIGSSVQSYMIRTRIERAQHLLMHAGMNVTEVADALGYRDIFFFSRQFKQYTGKSPSEIR; from the coding sequence ATGCTGCACTGTTCGCCGACATCGTTTCTATTAAAATCCGCGTTCGCCAAAATCGTCTGCGAGCCGAGTTGGAAGTGGGCGAAGCGCGAGAAGCCGCTTGCCAATTACGATTTGTTCTACGTGTGGAGCGGCATCGGGGAAGTGCTGCTGAACGGCGTGCCGGTGCCTGTCGGCAAAGGCAGCTGCTTCCTGTTCCGGCCGGGCGATTTCACGAGCGCCACCCACGATCCGCAAAGGCCGCTGGTGCTGACGTACATCCATTTCGACGTTTCCGAGCCGGTCGATTTGATTCCGCAGCCGTATCGGATGCTGCAAGAAACCGTCGATTTCGAATATCTCCTCTCCCGCTACGTCCGTCTGTTCCTGGTCAAGACGTATGCGGCGGAGGAAGAGGCGCAGCTGATCCTCAAGCAGCTTGTGATTCATCTGCTGCGGGGCGATCAAGAGATCCCCGTCGAAGAGCGGAAAGCGAGCAACCAGCTGACGGAGGCGATTCACGAAATCGCCAACTACATCCACCAGAACCCGAGCATTGCGCACCGCGTCGAGGATTTGGCGCAGCGGGCCCAGCTGTCTCCGCGCTATTTCTCCATTAAATTCAAGGAATTGATCGGCTCGTCCGTCCAGTCGTACATGATCCGTACCCGGATCGAGCGGGCGCAGCATTTGCTCATGCATGCCGGGATGAACGTGACCGAGGTCGCGGACGCGCTGGGCTATCGGGATATCTTCTTCTTCAGCCGGCAGTTCAAGCAGTACACGGGCAAAAGCCCGTCGGAAATTCGGTAG
- a CDS encoding DinB family protein, whose protein sequence is MTVHANPIETLLSDYSTLHQQLKQKIASLNEDQLTWKAAPGTWSVTEVLSHLTDHAIVVGFRIREILAGSAAKLPAFNQNAWVDSSLANEGSAQDILAFYESYLTYNLLLLKRLAPEAWEKTGVNFKDETVSLRDVVQGFVKHVHHHIAQIERITSAYAVA, encoded by the coding sequence ATGACTGTACATGCCAATCCCATTGAAACGCTGCTGTCCGATTATTCCACGCTTCATCAGCAGCTGAAGCAGAAGATCGCGAGCTTGAACGAGGATCAATTGACATGGAAGGCGGCGCCCGGCACGTGGAGCGTGACGGAGGTATTGTCGCATCTGACGGACCATGCGATCGTCGTCGGTTTCCGGATTCGCGAAATTCTGGCGGGATCCGCCGCGAAGCTTCCGGCTTTCAACCAGAACGCATGGGTGGATTCGTCGCTCGCCAACGAAGGCTCCGCACAGGATATTCTTGCTTTCTACGAGTCGTATTTGACCTATAATCTGCTCTTGCTGAAACGCCTTGCGCCGGAAGCATGGGAGAAAACAGGCGTGAATTTCAAAGATGAAACCGTGTCGCTGCGCGACGTCGTCCAGGGCTTCGTCAAGCATGTGCATCATCATATTGCTCAAATCGAACGCATTACGTCTGCTTACGCCGTTGCCTGA
- a CDS encoding acyltransferase encodes MKTSTIAAAGRMNKERVPELEMLRGIAILGVLMVHSTSKAVVEVPNSILRGFYIFLNTFSLFCVPAFVFLSGFVLFYNYFERPLTLFTIRTFYRKRLRQLVLPYLFVSLGYELVMHALNHRAWQPAGMLRQFGEHLLTGKSYAHLYYILITIQLYVLFPLLLLLFRKLRMPVKLAIPFGFAVQWAFYLLNRYYWHLEAKGDWSFMYFSAFLIGAYLGMRSDAFKNWFMASGTRRSFMPKLLSLAWVGVTFGFVWMYDQYRTGAPAPAGYWFEIGYNLFTLLTTLVMLKVCVWLRRHAVVRLATAALTNLGALSFGIYLIHPLFLLIYHRHPLASAQPPAYLLWTAGGFLFALGASVVVLLLAHRFIYWSWIVLGPAPAKLQSRRARVPSVEVLLTEALDKG; translated from the coding sequence ATGAAGACAAGTACGATTGCCGCTGCCGGACGGATGAACAAAGAACGTGTGCCGGAGCTCGAAATGCTGAGGGGAATCGCGATATTAGGCGTACTGATGGTTCATTCTACGTCTAAGGCAGTCGTCGAGGTGCCGAATTCTATTCTGCGAGGATTCTATATCTTTCTCAATACGTTCTCGCTGTTCTGCGTGCCGGCTTTTGTGTTTCTATCCGGGTTTGTGCTGTTTTATAATTATTTCGAGCGGCCGCTGACGTTATTCACGATCAGGACCTTCTATCGGAAGCGGTTGAGGCAGCTGGTCTTGCCGTACCTGTTTGTTTCGCTCGGTTATGAACTGGTCATGCATGCGTTGAACCATCGAGCTTGGCAGCCTGCCGGCATGCTGAGGCAATTTGGCGAGCATTTGCTGACTGGAAAATCCTACGCGCACCTTTACTATATATTGATTACGATCCAGCTGTACGTGCTGTTTCCGCTTCTGCTGCTGCTGTTCCGGAAGCTGCGGATGCCGGTGAAGCTGGCCATTCCGTTCGGGTTCGCCGTCCAATGGGCATTCTATTTGTTAAACCGGTACTATTGGCATCTCGAAGCCAAAGGCGATTGGTCGTTTATGTATTTCTCGGCTTTCCTGATCGGTGCTTATCTGGGCATGCGATCGGATGCGTTCAAGAACTGGTTTATGGCAAGCGGAACGCGGCGTTCCTTCATGCCTAAGCTGCTATCGTTAGCTTGGGTGGGCGTGACGTTCGGATTCGTTTGGATGTATGATCAGTACCGGACGGGCGCTCCGGCCCCGGCAGGGTATTGGTTCGAAATCGGATACAACCTGTTCACGTTATTGACGACGCTTGTTATGTTGAAAGTCTGCGTCTGGCTTAGGCGTCATGCGGTTGTTCGTCTTGCGACGGCCGCTTTGACGAATTTAGGCGCATTATCGTTCGGCATCTATCTCATTCATCCCTTGTTCCTGCTTATCTATCACCGCCATCCGCTTGCCTCCGCGCAGCCGCCGGCATATCTGCTCTGGACAGCGGGAGGCTTCCTATTCGCGCTCGGCGCGTCGGTAGTGGTTCTGCTTCTGGCGCACCGGTTCATCTACTGGTCTTGGATCGTGCTTGGGCCGGCTCCGGCAAAGCTCCAGTCGAGGCGGGCGAGAGTTCCTAGCGTCGAGGTGCTGTTAACCGAGGCGCTGGATAAGGGGTAA